A stretch of Henckelia pumila isolate YLH828 chromosome 4, ASM3356847v2, whole genome shotgun sequence DNA encodes these proteins:
- the LOC140860215 gene encoding mitochondrial hydrolase YKR070W-like isoform X3 encodes MRFRFRQPISTSFLRPPRASAPLHSTSAHNSFGIAFDIDGVILRGGTPIGNSQRALKRLYDDSGALKIPFLFLTNGGGIPEPRRALELSDLLGVKILPSQVLLGHSPFRNLLNRFENEFIVATGKGEPAAVMSEYGFKRVVSLDEYSSNFDNIDLVAQYKRWTTKHESECDKNSKKIVSRTYVLSTKVKAAFVVSDPVDWGRDIQVLCDILTSGGLPGQQNEHQPPLYFAADDLEYQAAFPHERLGMGAFRIALESVFNRIHEKPLQYTSFGKPNPSVYRHAEMMLGYLLQFSSPSNNAMTNADVGSHSLKTLYMIGDNPLVDVKGAVQAGHPWFSILTRTGVFRQKENHALHPADMVVDTVEEAVDFILKRENA; translated from the exons ATGAGGTTCCGATTCCGGCAACCGATATCGACGAGTTTCCTCCGGCCGCCTCGAGCTTCGGCGCCGCTTCATTCAACCTCCGCACA taATTCATTTGGGATAGCATTTGATATAGATGGAGTCATACTTAGAGGTGGAACTCCAATTGGAAATTCACAAAGAGCTCTCAAAAGATTGTATGATGATTCCG GTGCTTTAAAGATCCCTTTTCTGTTCTTGACAAATG GTGGTGGTATTCCTGAACCCAGAAGAGCTTTGGAGTTGAGTGATCTTTTAGGAGTTAAAATTTTACCTTCTCAG GTGCTGCTTGGCCACTCACCATTTAGAAATTTGCTAAACAG atttgaaaatgaattcATTGTGGCTACTGGAAAGGGGGAACCTGCTGCAGTGATGTCCGAGTATGGTTTCAA GAGAGTTGTCTCACTCGATGAGTATTCATCAAACTTTGATAACATTGATCTTGTAGCCCAGTACAAGAGGTGGACAACTAAGCATGAATCGGAATGTGATAAAAACTCCAAAAAGATAGTCTCAAGGACTTATGTGTTATCCACCAAAGTGAAAGCTGCATTTGTTGTTAGTGATCCAGTTGATTGGGGAAGGGATATTcag GTACTGTGTGATATTTTGACTTCTGGAGGTCTTCCTGGACAGCAGAATGAGCATCAGCCACCTTTATATTTCGCTGCTGATGATCTAGAATACCAG GCAGCATTTCCTCATGAACGTCTTGGCATGGGCGCATTCAGAATTGCTCTTGAAAGTGTCTTCAACAG AATTCATGAAAAACCTTTGCAGTATACCTCTTTTGGGAAGCCAAATCCATCCGTTTACAGACATGCAGAAATGATGTTGGGATACCTTCTACAATTTTCGTCTCCTAGTAATAATGCCATGACAAATGCGGATGTCGGGTCACATTCCTTGAAAACTCTCTATATGATCGGTGACAATCCTTTGGTTGATGTCAAAGGAGCAGTGCAG GCAGGGCATCCGTGGTTTTCGATTTTGACTAGGACAGGCGTTTTTCGGCAGAAAGAGAACCATGCGTTACATCCAGCTGACATG GTTGTTGATACCGTGGAAGAGGCAGTGGACTTCATACTGAAAAGGGAGAATGCTTAA
- the LOC140860215 gene encoding cardiolipin synthase (CMP-forming) / mitochondrial hydrolase fusion protein-like isoform X1, with protein MRFRFRQPISTSFLRPPRASAPLHSTSAHNSFGIAFDIDGVILRGGTPIGNSQRALKRLYDDSGALKIPFLFLTNGGGIPEPRRALELSDLLGVKILPSQGEPAAVMSEYGFKRVVSLDEYSSNFDNIDLVAQYKRWTTKHESECDKNSKKIVSRTYVLSTKVKAAFVVSDPVDWGRDIQVLCDILTSGGLPGQQNEHQPPLYFAADDLEYQAAFPHERLGMGAFRIALESVFNRIHEKPLQYTSFGKPNPSVYRHAEMMLGYLLQFSSPSNNAMTNADVGSHSLKTLYMIGDNPLVDVKGAVQAGHPWFSILTRTGVFRQKENHALHPADMVVDTVEEAVDFILKRENA; from the exons ATGAGGTTCCGATTCCGGCAACCGATATCGACGAGTTTCCTCCGGCCGCCTCGAGCTTCGGCGCCGCTTCATTCAACCTCCGCACA taATTCATTTGGGATAGCATTTGATATAGATGGAGTCATACTTAGAGGTGGAACTCCAATTGGAAATTCACAAAGAGCTCTCAAAAGATTGTATGATGATTCCG GTGCTTTAAAGATCCCTTTTCTGTTCTTGACAAATG GTGGTGGTATTCCTGAACCCAGAAGAGCTTTGGAGTTGAGTGATCTTTTAGGAGTTAAAATTTTACCTTCTCAG GGGGAACCTGCTGCAGTGATGTCCGAGTATGGTTTCAA GAGAGTTGTCTCACTCGATGAGTATTCATCAAACTTTGATAACATTGATCTTGTAGCCCAGTACAAGAGGTGGACAACTAAGCATGAATCGGAATGTGATAAAAACTCCAAAAAGATAGTCTCAAGGACTTATGTGTTATCCACCAAAGTGAAAGCTGCATTTGTTGTTAGTGATCCAGTTGATTGGGGAAGGGATATTcag GTACTGTGTGATATTTTGACTTCTGGAGGTCTTCCTGGACAGCAGAATGAGCATCAGCCACCTTTATATTTCGCTGCTGATGATCTAGAATACCAG GCAGCATTTCCTCATGAACGTCTTGGCATGGGCGCATTCAGAATTGCTCTTGAAAGTGTCTTCAACAG AATTCATGAAAAACCTTTGCAGTATACCTCTTTTGGGAAGCCAAATCCATCCGTTTACAGACATGCAGAAATGATGTTGGGATACCTTCTACAATTTTCGTCTCCTAGTAATAATGCCATGACAAATGCGGATGTCGGGTCACATTCCTTGAAAACTCTCTATATGATCGGTGACAATCCTTTGGTTGATGTCAAAGGAGCAGTGCAG GCAGGGCATCCGTGGTTTTCGATTTTGACTAGGACAGGCGTTTTTCGGCAGAAAGAGAACCATGCGTTACATCCAGCTGACATG GTTGTTGATACCGTGGAAGAGGCAGTGGACTTCATACTGAAAAGGGAGAATGCTTAA
- the LOC140860215 gene encoding cardiolipin synthase (CMP-forming) / mitochondrial hydrolase fusion protein-like isoform X2 has translation MITFSDLYFLCRQNTGNKTLEELIHPCVSIGGGIPEPRRALELSDLLGVKILPSQGEPAAVMSEYGFKRVVSLDEYSSNFDNIDLVAQYKRWTTKHESECDKNSKKIVSRTYVLSTKVKAAFVVSDPVDWGRDIQVLCDILTSGGLPGQQNEHQPPLYFAADDLEYQAAFPHERLGMGAFRIALESVFNRIHEKPLQYTSFGKPNPSVYRHAEMMLGYLLQFSSPSNNAMTNADVGSHSLKTLYMIGDNPLVDVKGAVQAGHPWFSILTRTGVFRQKENHALHPADMVVDTVEEAVDFILKRENA, from the exons ATGATAACattttcagatttatattttcTTTGCCG GCAAAACACTGGTAATAAAACCCTGGAGGAATTAATACATCCATGTGTGTCCATAGGTGGTGGTATTCCTGAACCCAGAAGAGCTTTGGAGTTGAGTGATCTTTTAGGAGTTAAAATTTTACCTTCTCAG GGGGAACCTGCTGCAGTGATGTCCGAGTATGGTTTCAA GAGAGTTGTCTCACTCGATGAGTATTCATCAAACTTTGATAACATTGATCTTGTAGCCCAGTACAAGAGGTGGACAACTAAGCATGAATCGGAATGTGATAAAAACTCCAAAAAGATAGTCTCAAGGACTTATGTGTTATCCACCAAAGTGAAAGCTGCATTTGTTGTTAGTGATCCAGTTGATTGGGGAAGGGATATTcag GTACTGTGTGATATTTTGACTTCTGGAGGTCTTCCTGGACAGCAGAATGAGCATCAGCCACCTTTATATTTCGCTGCTGATGATCTAGAATACCAG GCAGCATTTCCTCATGAACGTCTTGGCATGGGCGCATTCAGAATTGCTCTTGAAAGTGTCTTCAACAG AATTCATGAAAAACCTTTGCAGTATACCTCTTTTGGGAAGCCAAATCCATCCGTTTACAGACATGCAGAAATGATGTTGGGATACCTTCTACAATTTTCGTCTCCTAGTAATAATGCCATGACAAATGCGGATGTCGGGTCACATTCCTTGAAAACTCTCTATATGATCGGTGACAATCCTTTGGTTGATGTCAAAGGAGCAGTGCAG GCAGGGCATCCGTGGTTTTCGATTTTGACTAGGACAGGCGTTTTTCGGCAGAAAGAGAACCATGCGTTACATCCAGCTGACATG GTTGTTGATACCGTGGAAGAGGCAGTGGACTTCATACTGAAAAGGGAGAATGCTTAA
- the LOC140864978 gene encoding uncharacterized protein, translating to MNPPVDDNELEPEKLEEEKEGGPSVHCDLYDADIVYKIAQELLPGLASACIDNTTGGLLKSPASVAVDIRREMVDYLIQRSENFLAESALEGGVNEEISENPYDILSDLIDDFSSSKRNFFSRVSGWLLSEKREDWIDDLVQEMEINGFWLLNRRESVAQTLLRNVDFKNKYHCGKSFKSLDDQEVHKLHCSFRTMTCTNEGCNSRFSAAQIDHHDSICPFKILPCEQNCSDRIMRRQMDRHCITICPMKLVKCPFYSVGCHSTIPQCTIDQHRSEGLHSHVLYILEALHGEGLTETLKERADDVVKLSSPEQLASARDARALTISVKDLDTKLGPLKVKENANHSEELADSTDEMESPSLPIQNDGLGEFTKKEEKQNMSPTKGSDHDDSCQEETSVDSPPSKVSAQIESKLGQENLNESPHQRKEDIHSPTEVEEQVRKSSIAAAVDPDKEEHATLPITKEELSESILEREKHNESGN from the exons ATGAATCCACCTGTTGATGACAATGAGTTAGAACCAGAGAAACTTGAAGAAGAAAAGGAGGGAGGTCCTTCGGTTCACTGTGATCTTTACGATGCCGATATAGTTTATAAGATAGCTCAGGAATTGCTTCCTGGATTGGCCTCAGCATGTATTGACAACACAACTGGTGGCCTCTTGAAAAGCCCAGCTTCAGTGGCTGTTGATATAAGAAGAGAAATGGTGGATTATCTTATCCAGCGAAGTGAAAATTTCTTGGCTGAGTCTGCCCTAGAAGGTGGTGTGAATGAAGAAATATCTGAAAACCCATATGATATTCTCTCTGATTTGATTGACGATTTTTCAAGTTCTAAAAGGAACTTTTTCAGCAGAGTTTCAGGATGGCTACTGAGTGAAAAAAGAGAAGATTGGATAGATGATCTAGTGCAAGAGATGGAAATAAATGGTTTTTGGCTGTTGAATAGGAGAGAATCGGTTGCACAGACTCTCTTGAGGAATGTTGATTTCAAAAACAAATATCACTGTGGAAAGAGCTTTAAATCTCTGGATGATCAagaagtgcataaattgcactgcAGTTTTAGGACTATGACCTGCACAAATGAAGGGTGCAATTCTAGATTTAGTGCAGCTCAGATAGACCATCATGATTCCATCTGTCCTTTCAAAATACTTCCATGTGAGCAAAACTGCTCTGATAGGATCATGAGGCGCCAGATGGACAGGCATTGTATTACCATATGTCCCATGAAACTTGTCAAATGTCCTTTTTATTCAGTGGGATGCCATTCTACTATTCCTCAATGCACTATAGACCAACATCGATCTGAGGGTCTCCATTCTCACGTGCTTTACATTCTTGAAGCTCTTCATGGTGAAGGATTAACAGAGACTTTGAAGGAAAGGGCAGACGATGTAGTAAAG CTATCATCTCCTGAACAACTAGCATCAGCTCGTGATGCAAGAGCTTTAACAATTTCTGTCAAAGATCTTGATACAAAGCTCGGGCCTTTAAAAGTTAAAGAAAATGCAAATCACTCTGAAGAGTTGGCAGATTCAACTGACGAGATGGAGAGCCCCAGCTTACCTATCCAAAATGATGGTTTAGGGGAGTTCacgaagaaagaagaaaagcagAACATGTCACCCACCAAAGGTAGTGACCATGATGACTCCTGCCAGGAGGAGACATCAGTGGACTCACCACCTTCTAAGGTAAGTGCCCAAATTGAGTCAAAACTTGGGCAGGAAAACTTGAATGAGTCGCCCCATCAAAGAAAAGAGGACATACACTCACCAACCGAAGTTGAAGAGCAGGTGAGGAAATCATCCATAGCAGCAGCGGTTGATCCAGATAAAGAGGAACATGCTACACTACCAATCACGAAAGAAGAGCTCtcagaatcaattcttgagaggGAAAAGCATAACGAGTCAGGTAACTAG